A part of Capsicum annuum cultivar UCD-10X-F1 chromosome 6, UCD10Xv1.1, whole genome shotgun sequence genomic DNA contains:
- the LOC107873989 gene encoding putative F-box/FBD/LRR-repeat protein At4g13965 has translation MDGNNDAVCDDRISKLPEPILHHILSFLHAKDAARMSTLSKVWDSTWNSLPYLDFGDIFDWSINLNVVIDQTLANRKKHKSSMQKFSLCLRHYAGLCNVGNWIKIRIACNIKELNLRVERHDYQGNFVYGSLPEAILAAKSLNVLNLFGFNIELPAYDGTINLSSLQELHLSFVFLDEQFIKAMCTSCCNLEHLSLQYFNGLTSFQVGDTLPKLKKIDLVTLEPPHSVLQLVDIAAINLEDLWINNLYGSTNVVRITACKALKSLYLRGVDVTSNWLEELFYSLQNLVKFELIRCKNQKTMKIASDRLKQLRVVDCHNLISA, from the coding sequence ATGGATGGGAATAATGATGCAGTATGTGATGATCGAATTTCGAAATTGCCAGAGCCAATTTTGCATCACATACTGTCTTTCCTACATGCTAAAGATGCGGCACGAATGAGTACATTGTCCAAGGTTTGGGATAGTACTTGGAATTCACTCCCCTACTTAGATTTTGGTGATATTTTCGACTGGTCAATAAATCTGAATGTTGTTATAGATCAAACTCTAGCAAATAGGAAAAAGCACAAGAGTTCCATGCAAAAGTTCTCTCTGTGCTTACGCCATTATGCTGGTCTTTGTAATGTCGGCAACTGGATTAAGATACGCATAGCTTGTAATATCAAAGAGTTGAATCTAAGAGTAGAAAGACATGATTATCAAGGAAACTTCGTATACGGCAGCTTGCCAGAGGCAATCCTTGCTGCCAAATCACTAAATGTGCTGAATTTGTTTGGATTTAATATTGAATTGCCCGCTTACGATGGTACGATAAATTTATCATCTTTGCAAGAATTGCACCTCTCTTTCGTGTTTTTGGATGAGCAATTTATTAAGGCTATGTGCACAAGCTGCTGTAATTTAGAGCATCTGTCTTTGCAGTATTTCAACGGACTCACCAGCTTTCAAGTTGGTGATACTTTACCTAAGCTGAAAAAGATTGACTTGGTTACCTTGGAACCTCCCCATTCGGTACTCCAATTGGTTGATATTGCTGCAATTAATCTCGAAGACCTCTGGATCAACAACCTTTATGGGAGTACAAATGTTGTTAGAATAACTGCTTGCAAAGCCCTCAAGAGTTTGTACCTCCGTGGTGTGGATGTCACCAGTAATTGGTTAGAGGAACTATTTTACAGCCTACAAAATCTTGTAAAGTTCGAGTTAATTCGTTGCAAGAACCAGAAGACTATGAAGATCGCAAGTGACAGGCTCAAACAACTGAGAGTAGTTGATTGTCACAATTTGATTTCTGCTTAA